The following coding sequences are from one Natrarchaeobaculum sulfurireducens window:
- the cas2 gene encoding CRISPR-associated endonuclease Cas2 yields MRLAIAYDISGDANRRRVYRTLERYGAWKQYSVFEIEVSKTDRVELEDELESHIDPSDGDRIRIYRLCNACQDATTDLGANQPGKSSNVI; encoded by the coding sequence ATGCGACTCGCCATTGCCTACGACATCAGCGGCGATGCAAACCGACGACGCGTATACCGCACCCTCGAGCGATACGGCGCATGGAAACAGTACAGCGTGTTCGAAATTGAGGTCTCAAAAACTGACCGTGTCGAACTTGAGGATGAACTCGAGTCCCATATCGATCCGTCTGATGGTGACCGAATCCGGATATATCGCCTCTGTAACGCCTGCCAGGACGCAACGACGGACCTTGGTGCGAATCAACCAGGCAAATCTTCGAACGTGATTTGA
- the cas1d gene encoding type I-D CRISPR-associated endonuclease Cas1d, which produces MKPPEGMFDESVIYVTRQGAQVQVDGGRIVVWDVDGDEGELASFPIEKLDTINVFGGVNFSTPFVARANEHGIVLNYFTQHGKYRGSFVPEKNTIAEVRRAQYDLSRDEELAIAQQMIAGKIRNARTLLSRKGVRGTDVLKDLGVRAESDTTKDDLRGTEGEAAERYFHLLDETLVDGWTFEKRTKRPPEDHINSLLSLTYVFMKNEVLSALRQYNLDPFLGVLHADRHGRPSLALDLQEEFRPIFCDAFVVRLVNRGVIDHEDFRKDNRLSDDAFKIYLEKFENYMNEELTHPHFEYTVTRRKAVRQQAILLRKAITDELEMYHSLTFTK; this is translated from the coding sequence ATGAAACCGCCGGAAGGAATGTTTGACGAGTCGGTCATCTACGTGACCAGACAAGGCGCACAGGTTCAGGTCGACGGTGGTAGAATCGTAGTATGGGACGTTGACGGCGACGAGGGTGAGCTGGCTTCGTTCCCGATTGAGAAACTTGATACGATCAACGTCTTCGGGGGTGTCAACTTCAGTACGCCCTTTGTCGCTCGAGCAAATGAACACGGGATCGTCCTCAACTACTTCACCCAGCACGGCAAGTATCGAGGGAGCTTCGTCCCCGAGAAGAATACGATCGCTGAAGTTCGACGGGCGCAATACGACCTCTCGAGAGATGAAGAACTCGCCATTGCTCAGCAAATGATCGCTGGCAAAATTCGCAACGCACGGACACTCCTCTCGCGGAAAGGCGTCCGTGGGACAGACGTACTAAAAGACCTCGGCGTTCGGGCAGAGTCCGACACGACGAAAGACGACCTCCGTGGGACAGAGGGTGAGGCCGCAGAGCGATATTTCCATCTTCTCGACGAGACGCTCGTCGATGGCTGGACATTCGAGAAGCGGACAAAGCGACCACCCGAGGACCACATTAACTCACTGTTGTCGCTAACCTACGTCTTCATGAAAAACGAGGTTCTGTCGGCGCTTCGCCAGTACAACCTCGACCCGTTCCTCGGCGTGTTACACGCCGACCGCCACGGTCGTCCCTCGCTCGCACTCGACCTCCAGGAGGAGTTTCGCCCAATCTTTTGTGACGCCTTCGTCGTGCGCCTGGTCAACCGTGGCGTGATTGATCACGAAGACTTCCGGAAAGACAATCGGCTGAGTGACGACGCCTTCAAAATATACCTCGAGAAGTTCGAGAACTACATGAACGAGGAGTTGACTCATCCTCACTTCGAGTATACTGTCACGCGCCGAAAGGCGGTCAGACAGCAGGCAATCCTACTCCGAAAGGCAATCACCGATGAACTCGAGATGTACCATTCTCTCACTTTCACGAAATAA
- the cas4 gene encoding CRISPR-associated protein Cas4: MSEELVNVSDLNQHAYCPRRYWYLHFYDTQGRNYERIEGKTKHENQSERGNWLNELYLESERLGLKGKIDVLDLENGRTVPVERKRAESGDYYKSDEVQLAGYCMLLEDHLDEPVRQGAIYLYETDQRMHVPITEDHRETVREQIDAMQSMTVDSIPPFTDNPKKCEACSAREYCLPEETARLEPKKVRGTGWEGRI, translated from the coding sequence ATGAGCGAGGAATTGGTCAACGTGTCCGACTTGAACCAGCACGCGTACTGCCCGCGTCGGTACTGGTATCTCCACTTCTACGACACGCAAGGGCGCAACTACGAGCGGATCGAGGGAAAAACGAAACACGAGAACCAGTCTGAACGGGGTAACTGGCTGAATGAACTCTACCTCGAGTCCGAACGCCTTGGCCTCAAAGGGAAGATCGATGTTCTTGATCTTGAAAACGGTCGAACTGTCCCAGTCGAACGAAAACGAGCAGAGAGCGGTGATTACTACAAGAGCGACGAAGTACAGCTCGCAGGCTACTGTATGCTTCTTGAGGATCATCTCGACGAACCAGTCCGGCAAGGTGCGATCTACCTCTATGAAACCGACCAGCGAATGCATGTACCAATCACAGAAGATCACCGCGAAACAGTCCGAGAACAGATCGATGCAATGCAGTCTATGACTGTCGACTCAATCCCACCGTTTACCGACAACCCGAAAAAGTGCGAGGCATGTTCCGCACGTGAATACTGCCTGCCGGAAGAAACAGCCCGACTCGAGCCTAAGAAGGTCCGCGGAACGGGCTGGGAGGGTCGAATATGA
- the cas3 gene encoding type I-D CRISPR-associated helicase Cas3' — protein sequence MNQFEVAGASLATEPPEPALEERGFEYARAFQNRVVEWIHDGTEPVAVVRAPTGAGKTATFYELIDSREMSLLVYPTNALLRQQRERFEDDGISVAVLNGNTLDGHGHERTESLLQYVNTYAADHEVVLTNPDILQAVIQAMYQGGEPMRFFDQFDAIVYDEFHFYDALAASGLLLQIKILEERRPDPKILLASATPNEDFVNFLRERVGLNLYDIDADYVENGDRFRQAVKVVRHEEQKLLDQREDVATALRDEIESASSYDEPHAVVVFNSARDSNKFHQFLHDEYPVVYEHTVKDNGFDTNDESVDLDSEEFYVLNTTSKGEVGLDYDITTQYMESPRSASAFLQRFGRAGRESEATVHLYGLGQGSWGDDVDFPTFASQVYEGLEATEMNHDWLSDLVGFRAAYAISVRENSSGWFNEELREDFEANIERYDRWRGFIANIEREIGEIKDGFSPGKYQENDPEAKLLQFTEHCFQVFRGLRGQSLPASIKYPRGDRLGVTTYDLTTTLRHYDISHVENDDILVLEPSDDDRLSPVTARLPEYETEPTRYDKPTIEIEDLLQTKIHRQIDQLELSDEFEVNTDLLHRFFRVIQITNAVVPSRITTASYEIEIDSGRNGPPTIDITQRVI from the coding sequence ATGAATCAGTTCGAAGTAGCTGGTGCGTCTCTCGCGACGGAACCGCCGGAACCCGCACTTGAGGAGCGCGGATTTGAATACGCTCGTGCGTTCCAGAACCGTGTTGTAGAGTGGATTCACGACGGGACGGAACCCGTTGCTGTCGTTCGAGCACCAACTGGGGCAGGAAAGACGGCCACGTTCTACGAACTCATCGACTCACGAGAAATGTCGTTGCTCGTCTATCCGACAAACGCTCTGTTAAGACAACAACGCGAGCGATTTGAGGACGATGGGATTTCGGTGGCTGTTCTCAATGGGAATACTCTGGATGGACACGGACATGAACGGACTGAAAGTCTCCTCCAGTACGTGAATACGTACGCTGCTGACCATGAGGTCGTTCTCACGAACCCAGACATTCTACAGGCCGTGATCCAGGCTATGTACCAAGGCGGTGAGCCGATGCGGTTTTTTGACCAATTCGATGCAATCGTCTATGACGAGTTTCACTTCTACGACGCGCTCGCTGCGAGCGGGTTGTTACTCCAAATAAAGATACTCGAGGAACGCCGACCGGATCCAAAAATCCTACTTGCTTCAGCAACACCAAACGAGGACTTCGTTAACTTCTTGCGCGAGCGAGTCGGTCTCAATCTTTACGATATCGACGCCGACTACGTCGAAAATGGCGATCGGTTTCGACAGGCCGTTAAAGTCGTTCGACACGAGGAACAGAAGTTACTGGATCAGCGTGAAGACGTTGCCACGGCACTTCGGGACGAAATCGAATCAGCAAGCAGTTACGACGAACCACACGCTGTTGTCGTGTTCAACAGCGCACGAGACAGCAACAAGTTCCACCAGTTCTTGCACGACGAGTATCCGGTTGTCTACGAACATACCGTCAAGGATAACGGGTTCGACACGAACGACGAGTCGGTCGATCTCGACAGTGAGGAGTTCTACGTGCTCAATACAACGAGTAAGGGCGAAGTCGGGCTGGACTACGACATCACGACACAGTACATGGAAAGTCCACGATCCGCGAGCGCCTTCCTTCAGCGATTTGGCCGTGCCGGTCGAGAATCCGAAGCGACAGTCCACCTCTACGGACTTGGTCAGGGTTCGTGGGGTGACGATGTCGACTTTCCCACGTTCGCTTCCCAGGTTTACGAGGGTCTCGAGGCAACCGAGATGAACCACGACTGGCTCTCTGACCTCGTTGGTTTTCGAGCGGCCTACGCAATTTCGGTCCGAGAGAACAGCTCAGGATGGTTCAACGAGGAGTTGCGAGAAGACTTCGAGGCGAACATCGAGCGATATGATCGTTGGCGTGGATTTATCGCGAACATCGAACGGGAGATCGGCGAGATTAAAGACGGGTTCAGTCCCGGAAAGTACCAGGAGAACGACCCGGAAGCCAAGCTGTTGCAGTTCACAGAACACTGCTTCCAAGTATTTCGTGGACTCCGTGGACAATCGTTACCGGCATCGATCAAATACCCACGAGGCGATCGACTCGGTGTGACGACCTACGATCTGACGACGACGCTTCGCCACTACGACATCTCGCACGTGGAAAACGACGATATTCTCGTTCTCGAACCATCGGACGACGATAGACTCTCACCAGTAACAGCACGACTTCCCGAATATGAAACAGAGCCGACACGGTACGACAAGCCAACAATCGAGATTGAGGACCTCCTCCAGACGAAGATTCATCGTCAGATCGATCAACTCGAGTTAAGCGACGAGTTTGAGGTTAATACGGACCTCTTACATCGGTTCTTCCGTGTCATACAAATCACAAACGCTGTCGTTCCAAGCCGCATTACGACCGCAAGCTACGAGATTGAGATCGATTCGGGCCGCAATGGACCGCCAACGATCGACATCACCCAGCGAGTGATATGA
- the cas7d gene encoding type I-D CRISPR-associated protein Cas7/Csc2, which translates to MTLEYPDKGLVESFDIYRKEKPSVTLVVKRDVTEPTLFRNSNHDRAETQEFGDKLHAQVNGEKFTSKERLTGLALLRGLDEEFVHEEYAYNEPETLEKSLNVGTITYGLAGTGDQDFAIKSRVVEGYTYTTDEYDLMNKETRNAVYESGTMRNEDGGQSEALFDFVKVQPGNDLVHFVTLEAATGPMLLYVLHNILNTGKYGARETRTGRNIRNDVLGIILGNHDTSLSTGELLMEYHDEGDDLRASIGEYVSDVSRTDWDVYGDFEDANDAPDWFERLQAVAAREADDADEVLREEFESLLEGAKSKLLDDD; encoded by the coding sequence ATGACACTCGAATACCCCGACAAAGGTCTCGTCGAATCGTTCGATATCTACCGAAAAGAGAAGCCGTCCGTCACCCTCGTCGTAAAACGAGATGTGACTGAGCCGACGCTGTTCCGTAATTCGAACCACGATCGAGCGGAGACACAGGAGTTCGGCGACAAGCTTCACGCCCAGGTAAACGGTGAGAAATTCACGAGCAAGGAACGACTTACAGGGCTTGCGTTGCTTCGCGGCCTGGACGAGGAGTTTGTCCACGAAGAGTACGCGTACAACGAACCCGAAACGCTCGAGAAATCGCTCAACGTCGGGACAATCACCTACGGACTTGCCGGAACGGGCGATCAGGACTTCGCGATCAAATCTCGGGTCGTCGAGGGGTACACGTACACCACCGACGAGTACGACCTGATGAACAAGGAGACGCGAAACGCCGTCTACGAATCGGGAACGATGAGGAACGAGGACGGCGGACAATCCGAAGCTCTCTTCGACTTCGTGAAAGTCCAACCCGGCAATGATCTCGTACACTTCGTCACGCTCGAGGCGGCGACGGGTCCGATGTTGCTGTATGTCCTACACAATATCCTGAACACTGGCAAGTACGGGGCTCGAGAGACACGGACAGGGCGGAACATCCGGAACGATGTGCTCGGCATCATCCTTGGAAACCACGACACGTCACTGTCGACTGGGGAGCTCCTGATGGAGTATCACGACGAGGGTGACGACCTTCGTGCGAGTATCGGCGAGTACGTCTCGGACGTGAGCCGTACTGACTGGGACGTCTACGGTGACTTTGAAGATGCCAACGACGCACCTGATTGGTTCGAGCGACTCCAGGCAGTCGCTGCGAGAGAAGCCGACGACGCTGACGAGGTGCTACGCGAGGAGTTCGAAAGTCTGCTGGAGGGGGCGAAAAGCAAACTCCTGGACGATGATTGA